gaacataccttaaaatTATCCTAATTTATGAGGGGCGGTGGTGTCCGacttattaattaatacaaaacaaGAGAGAGGTAATATAGACTAGTTATGtgatttgaaaaggaaaaaaatgaagcatatctcatgtgaatgaaattagtgtcttattataatattattaaatatatgtagcatgtgttagggaaTTTTTATTGGTCTGGTTGGAATCGTTTAGGAATCGAAACcggcccacccattagttaatggtcctgaATCTCAAGTTTGGAACCGATTATCTTATTGGTCCGGTTATGGTCCTGACCCCTTAGGACTAGAACCGTAaggaaccggaccaattgacacccctacttgcAACCAACCATGATAGACTTGCCAAGGAGGCAGCCCATTTCTACTAGTGGAAAACTCCACAAGGTAATAAGATCCATTGGGTCTCTTGTGGAAGAATGTGTCTACCAAAATTCAATGGAGGATTGGGTTTTGGAGACCTAAAGTTATGTAATTTGGCACTTCTCTACAAATTTGTTTGGCAATTATGGAAATATTCGAACTCCACGTAGGCATGGTTTATGAAACCAATTTAATTTTCTAGATGTGACTTCTTACAAGACAGGTTGGGACGTCATTAGTCATGGGCTTAGTGGAGTATTCTAGTTGGCCGGAAAGTTCTTCTTATGGGTCTTACTTGGCAAGTTCAGAAAGGTGATCAAATCAGAATTTGGGAGGACCAATGGATACCAAGTCTTCCCGGTTTTAAGATTCAACATCTTTAGCCTGATACATGTCCATTTCATCTTGTTTCCTAACTTATTGATCAGCATAATAATTATTGGAATTTCCAAATCTTGGAGGCATACTTTTCATCTAAGTGATCGAAAGACTACCCATGAAATTCCACTATCTTTATTTTGCGAGGAATGACACCCTAAGGTAGGGAAGGGCCTAAATGAATGCCATAGTGTCAAGTCTACTTACCATGTTCAGTGCACTAAGAGCATTAGAGATGTTTCATCTTTGGCATCATCGTCTTCATCAAGAATAGTGGTTCTATCGGTTGTGtggaaaaaaaagggtaatttacacataccaccctgaggtttaacaaaagtaaaattttacccccagttttggataattttgcgtaccccctgaggtttacaaacgttaacaaatacacccattccgttagttcatgactaacaatgttaaaaatatgatgtgaactgacagaattaccattgcaaagaaaaagaagaaaaaaaacctatgcagctcatcttccccaaacgatttggggaagatgagttgcaggcatccctttctctcctctctctctctctctctcttgtcaagTACTctaccttcttctcttctctaaatCTAAATCTCTAAtggggaaaaagaagaggacgacacaagaggaaaaaagaaaaaaagaacccGCTTCACAAGAGCTTCCATTAGCGCAAACCTTTCCATCTCCTCTACCTTCACTGACATGCTTTCAATTTGAAGAGCCTTCTTTTTAATCTCTTCCTGACCTAAAGTAACCTTTTCTTTCTGAATTGCTGTTTCAGTTTCAGCCATGATAACCCGCTTCACAAGTGCTTCCATTATGTCTGTAATCATTCTTACAGACTTAATCATTTCACCAATATATGCTCCATCTTGTTCATCAACCGATCCATGTCTGCTCATGATTACCATCCAAGTTTCCTCATTTGCGCAATCAAAGGAAGAAAGATCCACATCCTTCGACCAGTCGACAATGGCGTACCATTTTTGTCAACAAGACCTACCCCTTCTTGATGTCTGATCCCACATGAAGTATGAGCTAAACGTGGAATAGACATGATTCTTGCTTTTGATTTCAAGTACGTAAGCAACATCGATGTAGTTTTAATCCTTCGCCAAAGAACTTCTAGTTCCTTTTTTGCATCTTCCTTAGAGTCTACAAAAGCTTTTACCTCTGTAAGCTTTGCTTGTAAGGCATCCACCTGAGGCTGTCTTTGCTCCATCTCCTCCTTCTACATGATGTTTTTTTGATTTAGCTGAAACTTAAGTGAGGTCTAAATCTTCCTCCATTTTCACTGCCATCACCTA
The nucleotide sequence above comes from Telopea speciosissima isolate NSW1024214 ecotype Mountain lineage chromosome 3, Tspe_v1, whole genome shotgun sequence. Encoded proteins:
- the LOC122655456 gene encoding uncharacterized protein LOC122655456, giving the protein MEQRQPQVDALQAKLTEVKAFVDSKEDAKKELEVLWRRIKTTSMLLTYLKSKARIMSIPRLAHTSCGIRHQEGVGLVDKNDIMEALVKRVIMAETETAIQKEKVTLGQEEIKKKALQIESMSVKVEEMERFALMEALVKRVLFFFFPLVSSSSFSPLEI